The genomic segment CGCCTCGGAGATGAGGAACGACTTTGCCCTCGGGTGATATAGGCAGGTGGGGTGGAACTGGACGAACTCCATGTTCGCGATCTCGGCGCCGGCCCTGTACGCCATGGCGACGCCGTCGCCCGAGGCGATGTCGGGGTTCGAGGTGTAGAGGTAGACCTTGCCGGCGCCCCCTGTGGCCAGGACCGTCGCGGGGGCGACGAACGGGTCGATCGACCTCGCCTTTATGTCCAGCACATAGGCGCCCACGCAGCGGCCCGGCATCCTCCTCGCGATCCCGAGCTTGCCCGTGGTGATGAGGTCGACCGCTATGTGGTGCTCGAAGATGGAGACGTTCTTGTGGGAGGAGAGGGCGGTGAGGAGGGCGCGCTCGATCTCCCGGCCCGTGAAGTCGCCGGCATGGAGGACCCTGCGATGGCTGTGGCCCCCCTCCTTCGTGAGGTCGAAGGGCGTTTTTTCGCCGCCCGTGAATCGCACGCCCCATTCGAGCAGGCGCCTGACCTGCTCGGGGCCGTCGCGCACCACCTCCCGCACGACCGCCTCGTCGCACAGCCCGTCGCCGGAGCCGAGCGTGTCCTGTATGTGGCTCTCGAACGAGTCGACCTCGCTGACCACCGCCGCGATCCCGCCCTGGGCGTAGGAGGTAGCCGCCTCCTCGACCTCACGCTTGGTTATCACGGCGACCGAGCCCTTCTCCGCGACAGTCAGCGCGAAGGTGAGCCCCGCGATCCCGCTGCCGATCACCAGATAATCGTACCGTCTCTCCATCGCGCGATAACTATCAAAGATATCGAGGTATTACAATCTCTTTGACAAAAGGCGGTGGGGGACATAGAGCCATCTGGCTCCGAGGGGGTCGTGTGGCCGGCGCGTATCTAAATCTCCCGAACTGGATAACCATGGGAAGGCTCCTGGCCGTGCCCGTGCTCTTCGTCCTCATGCTCTTCATGGACGACTCCGCGTTCGACGACCGCTCGAACCGCCTGCTGTCGCTGGTCTCCGGCATCTTCTTCACCGTGGCCATGAGCTCCGACATGCTGGACGGCTACCTCGCCAGGAGGAGGGGGCTCTCGAGCACCTTCGGCAAGTTCTTCGACCCGCTCGCGGACAAGCTGCTCTTCCTGGTCGCCATCATAATGCTGATCCCGCTTGGCAGGATGCCTGCCTGGCTCGTTGCGATCTTCCTCGTCCGCGAGGTCACGGTCACAGCCCTGCGGGGCATCGCGATCGACGAGGGGATCGTGATCGCGGCGAGCCACTGGGGGAAATACAAGGCGGTGTTCGTGGCCGTGGCGTGCACGGGGCTTCTTTTGCACTATCCGTTCCTCGGTATCCAGTGGAGGCTCATCGGCTGGGTCTTCATGGTGCCCGCGGTCCTCATGTCGCTGGGCTCCGGGATCCATTACGCGGCAGGCTTTCTTGCCGGCCTGAAGTGCAGGGGTGCGGCTGCTTGACACGGGTGGGTGCCGATGCTACACACCCGCCTCTTTTTGGTTGAAAATCTGCGGGAGTAACTCACCCCGGTCCCGCATGCTTTTTTCGCGTTGCGAAAAAACATAGGCGGGACCGAGGGCCCTCGGCACCGCAGATGATTTTTGCTTTGCAAAAATCATGCGGATGCCGGGGGTGGTAGAGTGCAACGTTCCGGATTGACAATTTAATGCGGGAGTAACTCAGTGGTAGAGTGCAACCTTGCCAAGGTTGACGTCGCGGGTTCAAATCCCGTCTCCCGCTCAAAAAGAAAGGACCCCGTTTTTGGGGTCCTTTCTTTTTGTGGGGGATGGGTGCTTTGTGAGCACGGGTCCGGGTTGACGCCGATCTTGAGCAGCGGGCTTGATTTGTGAAGCCCGCTGCGATTAGAGCGGCGGCTCCCCGGAGTGACCGCCGACGCTTTGGAGTCATGTCGGCGGGCGTCTACGGAGGGGGCAAATCCCAAATGAAACCCCGGTATCAAATAGGTATCAACGTACAAAGGCTATAATAGAGTTCCGTAGGAACGAATAACATCTATCGTCAGAGCGAAGCGTCAACCCTGTTTGATTCCGGGGTTTGTATTACCGCGATCGCCGGGAGCGCAAAGACGCCTAGGCGCCGCAAACACAATGTTACCATATTCGATAGTTGCAATAGTTTATCAAGTATAGTAACATGTCGGTATGCAGCCCAAGGACAAGATACTTAAATTTCTGAATAGGAATGACTTTGTCACGCTTGATGAAGCCGACGCCATGGGTGTGGGCAAGATGGTCCTCTCCCGCCTGGTAGCTCAGGGAGTTCTCTATCGGCCTGCAAAGCGTATCTACACGGTAAACCTCGATTGGCTCACTGATTCGCTGAAGCGATTTGCTCCAGCCTGCGCACTCTATTCGGATGCAGTCATATGCGGGGTGTCGGCTCTCACTTACTACAATCTGACAGACGAGGAGGAACGCAAGGTGTGGCTGGCGTTTCCACAGAAACATCGGGTTGTGAACCGGGAATATCGGATCATATACCCCTCTGGGCGCTGCTATTCACTGGGGATTGAGCGCCATAAGGTCGGGGGACGGCAGGTGCGGATATACGATAAGGAGAAGTCGGTCGTTGACGCATTCAAATATCTACCCGTCGATGTTGCGCACAAGGCGCTGAGAAGCTATCTGCGCATGAAGGACAAAGACCTGAACAAACTGACCGGATATGCGAGGCAGATGAGAAAACCACTTGATGAGATCATAACCATTTTTCTGGCAGACCAATGAACATTGAAAGCCTCAAGGCAAAGCTCTTGAATATCTCGCGTGAAGAGGGGATCGATCTGCAGGAGCTCCTCAATCGCTTCGGCTCCGAGCAGTTTCTCGCCAGGCTCAGCGCATCGCCCTATGCGGACCGCATGGTCTTCAAGGGCGGGACTCTCCTCACATATATCTTAGAGACCGAGCGGCGGACCCGCGATCTGGATTTCTCTGTCATGGGAATCGGCAACACGCTGGAAGACGTGCTTTCTCTGATAGACAGGATTTTGAAGATCCGGCTCGATGACGGCATCGATTGGGCAAGGCCCACCGGCGTTTCCCTTGATCATCCCGAGATGGATTATCCGGGTTACAGGATCAAGTGCCCCTTCATGCTGTGCAAATCAAAGGGCCTGGTGAGGATGGACTTTGCAACAGGTGACGTGGTCAAGGCGAGAAAGATGCATATCGAGCGCATTCGATACAAAGACGAGCCTCTTGTGGGTGCCGACTTCGATATTCTCGTCTATCCGCTGGAGAGCATATTTTCGGAGAAGCTCCATATCGCCATAAAGCGCGCGGGTGCAAATACACGGATGAAGGATTACTATGACATGTACAAGCTGGTGCTTTCGGAGGAGTTGGATGAGTCGCTGTTGAAATCGAGCATCAGCGATACTTTCAAAAAGCGGGAGACTGAGATCAAGACCGCGATTGCCTTTGATGCGGCAACCATGGATCTGCTGCAGGGGTATTGGGCACCTTTTATCAGGAAGACGAAGATCGAGGATGCGCCGGGCAATCTGAAGGACGTCATAACCGTTATCAACACGATGCTGGGGAATATATATGGAAGGAAACGATAAGCCTGAAATTTACGTCAGTCCGTTTTCGCACTCCGCGCTGGATATCAAGACGCTGGCCATGGCCCTTCTTAAGAAGCCGTATCGGTCATGTGTAAAGAGAAACATGCCAAAACACTGGTTTGACGATCTGCCTCACTCCCACGTTGCCTTGGACGATGCCATCGAACAAGGTGCCCTGTTCTGCAACATGCTGGCTGAATTAAGACAATTATAACAGACAGACGCCCGCCACTGCTATTGGACAGGCATCGAAAACGCAGGCAAATAAAACTGTGGCGGGCAGACCCCGCTGCAACTCCGGTTGCACTTTTTTAAGGGCTGCAACCGTGGCCGGCTCTAGGGCCGCGTCTTCGTGCTTATTTCGAATTTCGGCGGGGCGAAGAGGTGCCTGGATCACATGGGAAATACAATCCCATTGATGCGGCGGGGCGGCTTCAGACAGGGGCCCTTTTCATTTCCCTCCGATGTGCTAGATTCGCCGACATGAACAGAGAACTCAGGCTCATAGACCCGGACCTCGGCCGCGAGGAGACGGAGGCGGTGTCAGCGCTCCTTTCGGACCGCGAGGCGCTGCCTTACGTCGCGTTCGTGCCGCGGCCGAACGGCCCGATCCAGCGGCTGGCCGAGGCCTTCGCCGCCTTCCTCAGGGAGGGGATCGGCCCCGACCATCCGCTCGTCGCCTCGTTCCTGCGCGAGCGCGGCGTCTCCGAGGTCCCGCTGTTTCTCGGCGGCTTCGCCTCTGCCACCGGCGCCATCTTCGCCGGGCTCCGCTCGATCGGGGTCGCGGGCGGCGAGGTGATCACCACCTCGCTCAACTACGTGGGGGTCCCCAACGCCGTGATCATGGCCCAGGCGGCGCCCAGGTTCGTGGACGTGGACGGGCGCACCTTCTGCATGGACCCCGCGCTCATCGAGGCCGCGGTGACGCCCAGGACGAAGGCCGTGATCATCACGCACCTCAACCGGTTCGTGGACATCGCGCCCGTCGCGGAGCTCTTCAGGAGAAAGGGCTACGAGTTCCCGCTCGTCCAGGACGCCTCCCTCGCGGTCGGGTCGACGCTCCGGGGGCTTCGGCCCGGCGTGGTCAACGTGGGCCCCGGGGGTTTCACCGTGTTTTCGCTCGCCACTTCGAAGGTGATCACCGGGCTCGGAGGCGCGATCCTGTCGACGAACGACGGGTGGCTGCTCTCCCGCGCGCTCACGATCGCGTACCAGGGCATGAGCTTCAGGGAGATCGGCGTGCTCGACGCGTTCGGCGCTAACATCAAGATGAACGACATCAACGCCGCCATCGCCCTCGCGCGCCTGGGCAAGAGGGAGAAGATATTCGCGAGGAGGCGCGAGCTCAAGGCGCTCTACGACGCCTCCCTCGCGCCGCTGGCCGAGTCGGGGAAGGCGGTCCTCCAGGACGCGGGGGAGGAGGCGGTGGTCACTCACTACGCGGTCGCCTGCGACGACCGCGGGGAGCTCGCGCGAAGGCTCTACGCCAGGCACAGCATCCACCTGGGGATGTGGCACGTCCATCACATGCAGGAGATATACGAGGCGGTCAGAACGAGCCTCCCTGAGAGCGAGAGGCTCGACGGCCGTTTCACGCTGCTCCCTTTCCACACAGGCCTTTCGGACGACGAGGTCCGCCTCATCTGCCGGGCGCTCATCGAGGAGCTGGGCGCCTAATCCCGCACAAAGTCTCGGAGCGCCTCGCCGGGCTCGGCGCCGAGCCTCGCGAGCGCCCTGCGCAGGTCCTCCATCTCAACCTCGGCGACCGCCTCCATGTCGCCCAGGGCGCGCACCAGCGCCGCGAAGCTCACGCCGGCCTTTTTCGCGATCTCGAGGAAGAGGGGAACGGGGTACAGCGAGATGTTGGCGTCGGCCATGGCGAGCTCCGGGCCGGAGACGCCGCGGCGCGGCGGCATGATCGGCTCCACGTGCTCGGCCGCGGCCGCCGTCAGGGCGTCGAGGTTGCAGGAGCGCTTTTTGCCCATCCGGTGCATGAGCGAGACCACCGCCTCCAGCTGCGCGTTGCCGCTGCCCCTGCCTATGCCCCTGAGGCTCCCGTCGACGGAGGCGGCGCCCGCCCTCGCCGCGGCGATCGTGTTGGCGACGGCGAGGCAGAGCCCGTCGTGGCCGTGGAAGCCCACGCCCATGCTCGAGCGGGACCTTATCTCGGAGACGAGGGAGAACACCTCGTCGGGCATGAAGTGGCTCGCCGTGTCCACGATGTACATCGTCTCGACGCCCATGTCCTCTGCCATGCGCGCCGCCTCGACGAGCGCGGCGGCGGGCCTCCTCGTCGAGTTCGTGAGCTGCAGGAACACGGGGAGGGCGGGCCTCTTTCCCTTCGCGTAGGAGATGTTCGCCTCCACGCCGCGGGGGGTGGCGCAGCTGGTGAAGAAGCGCATGAAGTCCACGAGGTCGATCACGGAGTCGATGTCCCTTTGTTTCGTGATCCGCTCCGCGCCGGCGATGACGCCGATCTTCGCCCGTTTCACCGCCCCCCTGGCCGCCTCCGCCTGGCTCGCGTCGCTGGCGGCGGGGGAAAGCCCCAGGCTCTCGCCCGCGCCGATGCCGCAGCCGTGGCCGACCTCTATGTAATCGATCCCCGCCCGGTCGAGGGCGCCGGCGATCCGGGCGACCTGCGCGGCGGTGAAGCTGTAGTCGACCGCGTAGCTGCCGTCCCTGATCGTCACGTCCATTATGCTGATATCATTGTTATTATCAGGCATGATACCCCCGGATCATTGCGCGAGGATATATGAAGCGGGGGCCGATGGCGAGGGAATTGAAGGGGTTTTCGACCGGAGTCCTATTTGCATGAAAAACAACTCAATTTTTCAAGGAACGCTTTAACTCCGCAGATGACCGTTATCTTGTTTTTTCCCGGTTAACCCTTCAAGAAACATAACAAATCCTTTGACAAAAGCGGGCTGTGAATCTAAGTTCGCGCACCGAATTCAAAAACACCACAAGGTGTTAATTTAAAAAGGAAAAGGAGGATTTCCAAGAATGTGCGCCGTCCATATCGAACCGAATGAAATCCAGAAAAACACCGAGTTTGCGAGGCTCTTCGACGAGAGCGCGAAGAAGGTGAGCCTCAAGCAGGGGGAGATCATCAAGGGCAAGGTGGTCGGGATCACGCGCGACTACGTGATCGTGGACATCGGGTTCAAGTCCGAGGGGCAGATCCCCATCGAGGAGTTCAAGAATCCTCGCGGCGAGATCACCGCCAAGCCGGGCGACGACATAAACGTCCTCCTCGAGACGATCGAGAACGAGAAGGGCATGATGATCCTCTCCAAGGAGAGGGCGGACGCCATGCGCACCTGGGACGTCCTCTCGGAGATCAGCGAGAAGGACGGAGAGATCGAGGGCACGGTCGTGTCCAAGGTCAAGGGCGGCCTCTCCGTGGACATCGGGGTCCGCGCATTCCTCCCCGGCTCGCAGGTTGACCTCCGGCCCGCGCGCAACCTCGACAGGTACGTGGGCCAGACCTACAAGTTCAAGATCATCAAGCTCAACAAGCGCCGCGGAAACGTGGTGCTGTCCCGCAAGGT from the Pseudomonadota bacterium genome contains:
- a CDS encoding DegT/DnrJ/EryC1/StrS family aminotransferase, with the protein product MNRELRLIDPDLGREETEAVSALLSDREALPYVAFVPRPNGPIQRLAEAFAAFLREGIGPDHPLVASFLRERGVSEVPLFLGGFASATGAIFAGLRSIGVAGGEVITTSLNYVGVPNAVIMAQAAPRFVDVDGRTFCMDPALIEAAVTPRTKAVIITHLNRFVDIAPVAELFRRKGYEFPLVQDASLAVGSTLRGLRPGVVNVGPGGFTVFSLATSKVITGLGGAILSTNDGWLLSRALTIAYQGMSFREIGVLDAFGANIKMNDINAAIALARLGKREKIFARRRELKALYDASLAPLAESGKAVLQDAGEEAVVTHYAVACDDRGELARRLYARHSIHLGMWHVHHMQEIYEAVRTSLPESERLDGRFTLLPFHTGLSDDEVRLICRALIEELGA
- a CDS encoding FAD-dependent oxidoreductase, whose product is MERRYDYLVIGSGIAGLTFALTVAEKGSVAVITKREVEEAATSYAQGGIAAVVSEVDSFESHIQDTLGSGDGLCDEAVVREVVRDGPEQVRRLLEWGVRFTGGEKTPFDLTKEGGHSHRRVLHAGDFTGREIERALLTALSSHKNVSIFEHHIAVDLITTGKLGIARRMPGRCVGAYVLDIKARSIDPFVAPATVLATGGAGKVYLYTSNPDIASGDGVAMAYRAGAEIANMEFVQFHPTCLYHPRAKSFLISEA
- the pgsA gene encoding CDP-diacylglycerol--glycerol-3-phosphate 3-phosphatidyltransferase; the protein is MAGAYLNLPNWITMGRLLAVPVLFVLMLFMDDSAFDDRSNRLLSLVSGIFFTVAMSSDMLDGYLARRRGLSSTFGKFFDPLADKLLFLVAIIMLIPLGRMPAWLVAIFLVREVTVTALRGIAIDEGIVIAASHWGKYKAVFVAVACTGLLLHYPFLGIQWRLIGWVFMVPAVLMSLGSGIHYAAGFLAGLKCRGAAA
- a CDS encoding nucleotidyl transferase AbiEii/AbiGii toxin family protein, with amino-acid sequence MNIESLKAKLLNISREEGIDLQELLNRFGSEQFLARLSASPYADRMVFKGGTLLTYILETERRTRDLDFSVMGIGNTLEDVLSLIDRILKIRLDDGIDWARPTGVSLDHPEMDYPGYRIKCPFMLCKSKGLVRMDFATGDVVKARKMHIERIRYKDEPLVGADFDILVYPLESIFSEKLHIAIKRAGANTRMKDYYDMYKLVLSEELDESLLKSSISDTFKKRETEIKTAIAFDAATMDLLQGYWAPFIRKTKIEDAPGNLKDVITVINTMLGNIYGRKR